CAGCAGGGCATCGGGGGCCCAGCGGCGCACCAGACCCCGGAAGATCCGATCACTCACCCCGGCGAGCGGCGACTGCAGGGCGCGGCAGCGCAGCTCCCGCGCTGCCCCACGGCCGGGGAGTTGGAGCGGAGCGCTGGAGAGGGTGGGCGTGATCATGGTGATCCGATTCTCGGACTCCAGGTCGATGCCCGTTCCCTACCCCCTCAGTCGCGAGCTCTTGGAGGCGGTCCTGGAGGACCGCACCAGCGACCGTTTCGTCTGCGAATTGATCTGGCCGCGCCTGGGATACGAGCCCGATGGCGCGGGGATCTGGAGCGCCGGCCCAGAGACGGAGGCCAGCTGGCTGGAGTCCTTCCCCACTGAGCCGCAGTTCATTGCCGAGCGTCCAGCCAGCGTGGCCTTAACCCGATCGGTCCCTAAGCCCTTCAAGCAATTGCTGAAGGAGCAGCTGGGTTTCGGGGGCTACAAGATCGGCGGCCTCTATCCCCGCCGGACCCGCCGGGCGACCGCCGTGAATTGGCTGTTGGCCCACTTGGCGCAGCGGGGCGAGCCCCTGCCCGTCAGCGGGCCGATGCCTTCGCTGTTGGATCAACCGGCCGATCCAGTCCAGGGGCATCCGGGCGATCTGCCGATTGCCTGATCCC
This DNA window, taken from Synechococcus sp. LTW-R, encodes the following:
- a CDS encoding DUF1823 family protein; the encoded protein is MPVPYPLSRELLEAVLEDRTSDRFVCELIWPRLGYEPDGAGIWSAGPETEASWLESFPTEPQFIAERPASVALTRSVPKPFKQLLKEQLGFGGYKIGGLYPRRTRRATAVNWLLAHLAQRGEPLPVSGPMPSLLDQPADPVQGHPGDLPIA